The segment GGATTTGTACCACCATATATGATACCACTAGGATCAGAGACAGGAGGTATTGGCTGGATGCTTTGTTCAGAGGTACTTTTTTCAACAGGAGGATCCACTAGCTGAATGGGGAAGAGAGGCGAGGCGAGGGTGCTATCGCCGGGGAaaggagagggagcacgggatGGCGATCGGCGGGAGGTGTAGGCAGAGGAAGGTCGAGGCGGCGTCACGAGTTGAGACGGGGAATGGTTCCCGACCTACAGAGGCATGGCTTCTTCCCCGGCGGAAACGATGGAGATTGGGCCGTAAAACACCGTCTGATGGGCGTCTCAAATGATGCGATTTTCTGGTCCGTGAGAGATTGCCCCGTGGGCTCTTCACCCGGAAAAAAAGGCCGGAATCCCGGTGTGGATCGGATCTCCCAAACTAGCCCTTAGTGTTTGCAGTCGCACCCCCCTCCTCCGGTTCCTCCGCCCATCGATCCAACGCCCCATCTCCTCGATCCGAGAAAACCGGGATCCCCCGCCGCCAGCTCTCACCTGCAACTAACCCCATCCCAACCGCTCCCACTCTCCCGTCCTCAATTTGGATCTCGGTGAGCTCTCATTCCCCGGCCGCCGCCCTCTCCCGTCGGCCAGATCATGGTGCCCCTCCTCCATCCTCTCGCCCCAAACCCTCGCCCTGCTCAAGAACTTCGCCGCCTCCACCCGATCGGCCGCCATGGCTAGCAACGAGGAGAAGGCGCAGTCGATGCTCAACCGCTTCATCACGATGAAGCACGAGGAGAAGCGCAAGCCCCGGGAGCGCCGGCCCTACCTCGCCTCCGAGTGCCGCAACCTCGTGGATGCCGAGCGCTGGCGCTCCGAGATCCTCCGCGAGATCGGCGCCAAGGTCGCCGAGATCCAGAACGAGGGCCTCGGCGAGCACCACCTCCGCGACCTCAACGACGAGATCAACAAGCTCCTCCGCGAGTGCGGCCACTCATGCCTGACCTCGACGGCAATATCGTCGCCGTCCCCAACCCCTCGGGCCGTGGCCCCGGGTGCCGCTACTTCGGCGCCGCAAAGAAGCTCCCCGGCGTGCGCGAGCTCTTCGAAAAGCCGCCTGACACGCAAGCGCCGCACGCGGTACGAGATCCACACGCGAGCTCTTCCTGATTAATTGTATCTATTCTCGATTGTCTGGAATGCGATCTTACTTGCATGCTCTGTTGTGCACCTTTTCTTATTCATTCAATGGATGACCAGCTATCTTTCTTCATGATGCATCAGGGAAACTGCTATTGACCTTGCTGCATTTTTGTGTAGTCAAAATAAAGAGTCACTGCCTCACCTCAAAACCAAGATGATTATTATCCATTTATTAATATTCTTGCACTGGTTGACTTAAATTGCAGTTCCTTTCACCATTTGATAATTAGCTCATGTGTTATGTGTAGTTCAGTAGTTGCTGATGGCGTTTTTCACTTGTATAACTTCTGCTGGGCTGCTTTGCTCTGCTCCCATTTGTATGTTGCATTTatgaaaggggaaaaaaaaatctatgctTCACCTTCAGACTATCTTTTGCACTGCACTGCATACATACATATGGGCAGGTCTTAAATCCTTAGCAGTTACCTTGCGGTGTGCATCCACTGTAGTAAGTTCGTACATTTCTTATCATCATCTGGTATTAGAAGAGAACATCACTGCTTAATTAATCATGAAGGTATCTGGGAAGCCCATCAAATTTGTAGGGCGAGGGGAACGATTGGAGGACCTTGAGCTTTTCTATCCTGATCGCATGGCACAGCGAGTTTTGGGAATGGGAGATGTACTTCATTTGTTGAAAAAGCACAAGAAGTCGTAAGTATCTTCTTGCAAAACTGCTCCTTTTGTGTGGTCCTAAGCaatattgtgatgattttatgtTGTTACCACTTTACGACTGATGCAAATAGATGCGGCAAGAAGAAGCTGTATAGTTGCAGAAGAAGATCATGAGTGCAAAATTCGACTTCAATGACTTCTTAAAGCAATCCCAAAATGTTGCGAAAATGGGTTCCATGAGCCACGTGATTGGAATGATTCCAGGCATGAACAAGGTACATGAATATGTCGAATTAATTTGTTCTCCAACTTGACAGCTATGcattataactatatttaaaTTTGATATGATAAACGCCAGCACTTAACACCTTTTCTCGTTCCGAATAGCTTACTCCTGCACAAATACGGGAAGCAGAGAAAAGACTTGCATTCGTGGAGTTGATGATCAATGCAATGACTGCTGGTACATTCCTCCTCAGTTTTAGATATACATATGAAGCCTACTTGTATGGTCAATTGTGTCGTGGGCAGATGcctgattattttttattttggcgTGTGCAGATGAAAGGGAGAGGCCAGAGTTATTGGCCGAATCACGCGAGAGGAGGATCAGAGTGGCTGAGGAGTCTGGAAAGACCGAACAAGAGGTTTAGTTCAGTCACCACAAGTCCACAATGTTTTTATTATACCAAGCCATGGAGCTAACAAGACTGTCATCTTTCACTATTAGGTGAGCCAACTGGTTGCCCAGCTTTTCCAAATGCGTGCTCAGATGCATAAATTGATGGGTATGGTGCAAGGACAAGAAGGCATGGGAGATCTCATGAATATTTGCATTTCCGTTAGTCCACATGTGAGTATAATGCACCTTCGACACTCTTTAGCACCTTGACGCAGCTTCCACTTCAACAATATATCAATGTTCTTTTGTTAGGGTTATGTCACGTTTAGTATGATCTCACGCCActtttgtttaacaaatttttgGCTTATTGCAAAGGGCAGAAAACTAGTCATGATAAAACGTTAGTGCGCGTCACATCCTTCGTCCCCATGCTTTAGGATGCGAGTACAGCAACACATGCGAAATAAGAACGTGCGAAAGGATCAGATTTCGTCCATCTGCCGGCAACTCGCGTCATCCATCCATCCGCCAACGCACGCCGCGCAGACGCACCGACGCTCACGtgccaaaaaaggaaaaaaacaaggTAAAAATGCACAACCCCCCTATAAGTCACTCCCTTTTGAGTTTTCCCCCATAAGCCATTTAGTTGCAAAAACCCCCtaacagtaatttagatttgcaaaacCCCCGGTAATtgtttaatccagaaaataggcttatatatgtttttcaatggtaaaataaatattttaattatgaatataatttagaaaatctagaataatattttaataggttttctatgtttttaattatggaaaatggtaaataattagaaaataagttttctttagtaaaataatttggaataatctgttttaattctttttagtgtttctttaattcctaaaatttgcaagaaaatcctagaaaattccaaAACCCTCCAGAAAATCCCAGAAAAATTCCTACGCTCTTCTTTCACGCTCTCCAAGCTATATCTCCACTGTCACAACTCCGATCTAATCGTTTCCTTCGTCGATAATTCATCAAGAATCATACAATTAATAATTCATCAATAATCATAAAATTAATAAATCGATTAGAGTTTGGTCGTCCATGAGACCTGCAAACTCTTGCTCTTGGATGTTGACGTCTAAtcttaaaataaaataagacAATAAACACAAAAGCCAAGAAAAAAAAGCTAAACACTCAACTGATACACCCCTACAGGGTGCTCGGCCATAGGCCGACAATAACGATGCCCAACCTAAACTTTGCTTAAGATACAAGGTTTTTTTTGTTTGCTGTAGGAGAATCCTCgagatatttttttcctttgtacTTTGCTTACGCGTGTATCTCGTACGTCTCCAGCTGAGcattttttttgtcatatgaAATGTGAATGCTTTTGGGCGGTACACCAGTGCAATTCCTTGTACACACACGTGGATAGGGATGGCATTGGTACCGACCTCATATATGCTGCCAAACTCGatcctttctctcttttttttcaaacaaccAATTTAAGCCAGTAGAATTTCATACAACGCACGCGCACAGAAGCTAGCTAATTTTTGTTCCTACATCCTCGTCTCGTTTGCTCCTAAGGGGCAAAGACTACTCGCTCAGTTCAACGCCTCTAGCTAGCTCGTTACCCCCATTCCATGCTGGATCTCAAGCTTGATCAGCTCCCAGACTCGCATGCACTCCATGTtgggagcaggaggaggagatcgATCATGGCGGACTCTACGGGGATCATCAGCCTGCTGTCGTTGGGTTCGACCCTTTATACCACGACGTCGCGGACATCTTCTTCCAGCAGAGATCGGCGTGCGCCGGCACTAGCGCCGGTGGGGATGTCGTTGATGGGCTCACACCGCCCTACTCCAGCATCACGGACTACTGTAGGGCTTGCTGATGAAcgctttttttttatatgaaaaaaagtcaaaaaaatattttttcatccGAACCATCCCAAAGCAGCTGCCATCGTCACGTGTCACTTGCTATTATTCACACTGTTTTATACTCTACGTTTTgtgggaatcgaacccacgaTCTCCTCTCGCACGCAACACACTTACCACCTCATGAGTCCCACGATCTCCTCTCGCACGCAACACACTTACCACCTCACACTCGTGTGCACTCTGATGTAAGtcgaatattttatccttttaaccttttgccgaaggtcattagtgacggatcataaccgtgat is part of the Phragmites australis chromosome 12, lpPhrAust1.1, whole genome shotgun sequence genome and harbors:
- the LOC133887062 gene encoding signal recognition particle subunit SRP54, chloroplastic-like isoform X5, encoding MSAKFDFNDFLKQSQNVAKMGSMSHVIGMIPGMNKLTPAQIREAEKRLAFVELMINAMTADERERPELLAESRERRIRVAEESGKTEQEVSQLVAQLFQMRAQMHKLMGMVQGQEGMGDLMNICISVSPHVRGLVKEHIASFNYFINKGIKNIVQANNRIEARNDPSIYLRYLDVHLGTPSVQVDYKIEDITPHFCRLSDRIGDESDGNIK
- the LOC133887062 gene encoding signal recognition particle subunit SRP54, chloroplastic-like isoform X7 — encoded protein: MSAKFDFNDFLKQSQNVAKMGSMSHVIGMIPGMNKLTPAQIREAEKRLAFVELMINAMTADERERPELLAESRERRIRVAEESGKTEQEVSQLVAQLFQMRAQMHKLMGMVQGQEGMGDLMNICISVSPHVRGLVKEHIASFNYFINKGIKNIVQANNRIEARNDPSIYLRYLDVHLGTPSVQVDYKIEDITPHFCRLSDRIAL
- the LOC133887062 gene encoding signal recognition particle subunit SRP54, chloroplastic-like isoform X4, producing MSAKFDFNDFLKQSQNVAKMGSMSHVIGMIPGMNKLTPAQIREAEKRLAFVELMINAMTADERERPELLAESRERRIRVAEESGKTEQEVSQLVAQLFQMRAQMHKLMGMVQGQEGMGDLMNICISVSPHLPDSHALHVGSRRRRSIMADSTGIISLLSLGSTLYTTTSRTSSSSRDRRAPALAPVGMSLMGSHRPTPASRTTVGLADERFFFI
- the LOC133887062 gene encoding signal recognition particle subunit SRP54, chloroplastic-like isoform X6, which translates into the protein MSAKFDFNDFLKQSQNVAKMGSMSHVIGMIPGMNKLTPAQIREAEKRLAFVELMINAMTADERERPELLAESRERRIRVAEESGKTEQEVSQLVAQLFQMRAQMHKLMGMVQGQEGMGDLMNICISVSPHVRGLVKEHIASFNYFINKGIKNIVQANNRIEARNDPSIYLRYLDVHLGTPSVQVDYKIEDITPHFCRLSDRILKRLN
- the LOC133887062 gene encoding signal recognition particle subunit SRP54, chloroplastic-like isoform X3, producing the protein MSAKFDFNDFLKQSQNVAKMGSMSHVIGMIPGMNKLTPAQIREAEKRLAFVELMINAMTADERERPELLAESRERRIRVAEESGKTEQEVSQLVAQLFQMRAQMHKLMGMVQGQEGMGDLMNICISVSPHVRGLVKEHIASFNYFINKGIKNIVQANNRIEARNDPSIYLRYLDVHLGTPSVQVDYKIEDITPHFCRLSDRMIAQSFVRRIIHE
- the LOC133887062 gene encoding uncharacterized protein LOC133887062 isoform X2, which translates into the protein MSAKFDFNDFLKQSQNVAKMGSMSHVIGMIPGMNKLTPAQIREAEKRLAFVELMINAMTADERERPELLAESRERRIRVAEESGKTEQEVSQLVAQLFQMRAQMHKLMGMVQGQEGMGDLMNICISVSPHVRGLVKEHIASFNYFINKGIKNIVQANNRIEARNDPSIYLRYLDVHLGTPSVQVDYKIEDITPHFCRLSDRMGKGKLRYVAAQDRHENCESDIKFTY
- the LOC133887062 gene encoding signal recognition particle subunit SRP54, chloroplastic-like isoform X8, yielding MSAKFDFNDFLKQSQNVAKMGSMSHVIGMIPGMNKLTPAQIREAEKRLAFVELMINAMTADERERPELLAESRERRIRVAEESGKTEQEVSQLVAQLFQMRAQMHKLMGMVQGQEGMGDLMNICISVSPHTRMHSMLGAGGGDRSWRTLRGSSACCRWVRPFIPRRRGHLLPAEIGVRRH
- the LOC133887062 gene encoding uncharacterized protein LOC133887062 isoform X1 codes for the protein MSAKFDFNDFLKQSQNVAKMGSMSHVIGMIPGMNKLTPAQIREAEKRLAFVELMINAMTADERERPELLAESRERRIRVAEESGKTEQEVSQLVAQLFQMRAQMHKLMGMVQGQEGMGDLMNICISVSPHVRGLVKEHIASFNYFINKGIKNIVQANNRIEARNDPSIYLRYLDVHLGTPSVQVDYKIEDITPHFCRLSDRMPPISLQPQVLLTWPLYQLLLLSPQLPLLLRSASQGWGNPQSLPSTGRSFRP